One genomic region from Phragmites australis chromosome 1, lpPhrAust1.1, whole genome shotgun sequence encodes:
- the LOC133927151 gene encoding protein NRT1/ PTR FAMILY 2.13-like isoform X1: MAAEEEGDQVRQCSRASEQVVARRKKQPLGWKSMPFILANETFEKAASFGVAANLTTYLVKRFNIGQLKAANITNIFFATLNFAPLLGAFISDSYLGRFKTLAYGCFASLLGMLGMTLSASLPALKPPICNQTSQLGGHCTSPSTLQMSVLYLSLGLLTIGGGAIRPCSLPFGVDQFDKTDEESRKSLNSYYNWYYGTSTVALVFSTTILIYIQNISWAIGFGIPTFFMFLAIIIFYAGTRLYVHVPPEGSIFSGILQVLVASFKKRRLKLPCPHDINQQELMLYNSPTRGNLIFRLPLTSQFRFLNKGAIMRGGDINDDGSARIPWKLCSIQQIEEVKCLIRIVPIFFSGIICFLAMAQQFTFIILQTFTMDCHLGPHFEIPSGSVISISLIALIVFIPIYDRIIVPIARQYTGLEGGITLLQRQGVGLVVSTISMVVAGLVECKRRNSALSNGGISPLTVLWLAPQLVLMGIAEAFNAVGQIEFYNTQFPEHMQALAGALLFSTLAGANYLSIGLVNITRKVTTRHGHTSWLTDNINSGKLDYYYYFIAILGVLNLFYFLICSHYYQYKAMSLHAEESIQIHAKEEAAAEINIETDAPSK; this comes from the exons ATGGCCGCAGAAGAGGAGGGAGACCAGGTGAGGCAGTGCAGCCGTGCAAGTGAGCAAGTGGTGGCCAGGAGGAAGAAGCAGCCGCTTGGGTGGAAGTCCATGCCCTTCATCCTAG CAAACGAGACATTTGAAAAGGCTGCCTCATTTGGAGTGGCAGCAAACTTGACAACGTACCTCGTAAAACGCTTCAACATTGGGCAACTGAAGGCAGCAAACATAACCAACATCTTCTTCGCCACGCTTAACTTCGCGCCATTGCTAGGCGCCTTCATCTCCGATTCATACTTGGGAAGGTTCAAAACCTTAGCCTACGGGTGCTTCGCAAGCCTCCTG GGGATGCTGGGAATGACTTTGTCTGCGTCACTTCCAGCTCTCAAACCGCCAATCTGCAACCAAACATCCCAATTAGGTGGACATTGCACTAGTCCATCAACGCTCCAGATGAGTGTGCTATACCTTTCCCTAGGGCTCCTAACTATCGGTGGTGGAGCGATCCGGCCCTGCAGCTTGCCGTTTGGAGTAGACCAATTTGATAAGACCGATGAAGAAAGTCGAAAGAGCCTAAACAGCTATTATAACTGGTACTATGGCACAAGTACTGTTGCCCTGGTGTTTTCTACGACTATTCTCATCTACATCCAGAACATCAGCTGGGCAATAGGATTTGGCATACCCACATTCTTCATGTTTCTGGCAATTATCATCTTCTATGCCGGTACCAGACTCTATGTCCATGTACCACCAGAGGGCAGCATCTTCTCtggaattttgcaagttttagtGGCATCATTTAAAaagagaagactcaagcttCCATGTCCACATGATATAAATCAACAAGAGTTGATGCTCTACAACTCTCCCACAAGGGGCAACCTTATTTTCAGACTGCCACTTACTTCGCAATTCAG GTTtctgaacaaaggtgcaattaTGAGGGGCGGTGATATAAATGATGATGGTTCTGCAAGAATCCCATGGAAACTTTGCAGTATCCAGCAAATAGAGGAAGTCAAATGTTTGATAAGAATTgtgcctatttttttttctggcatCATATGCTTCCTTGCAATGGCTCAGCAATTCACTTTTATAATATTGCAAACGTTTACTATGGACTGTCACCTTGGGCCACACTTCGAAATTCCATCAGGCTCTGTTATATCCATATCACTCATCGCCCTAATTGTGTTCATCCCCATTTATGACCGAATTATAGTACCTATTGCTAGACAATACACAGGGCTGGAAGGTGGAATTACACTTCTACAGAGACAGGGTGTAGGATTAGTGGTTTCTACCATTTCTATGGTGGTAGCAGGACTTGTTGAATGTAAAAGAAGGAACTCAGCTTTATCTAATGGAGGGATATCACCTCTGACAGTCTTGTGGCTTGCACCTCAACTGGTTTTAATGGGTATTGCTGAGGCCTTCAATGCGGTTGGACAAATAGAATTCTACAATACGCAGTTTCCAGAGCATATGCAAGCCCTAGCCGGAGCCCTATTATTCTCTACTTTAGCTGGAGCAAACTACTTGAGTATTGGGCTGGTAAACATCACAAGAAAGGTTACCACCAGACATGGTCACACAAGCTGGTTAACAGACAATATTAACAGTGGGAAACTTGACTACTACTACTATTTTATTGCCATCCTGGGAGTACTGAACCTTTTCTACTTCCTTATATGCTCCCACTACTATCAGTATAAGGCCATGTCGCTCCATGCTGAAGAGTCCATCCAAATTCATGCCAAGGAAGAGGCAGCTGCAGAGATCAACATTGAGACAGATGCACCTAGCAAATAA
- the LOC133927151 gene encoding protein NRT1/ PTR FAMILY 2.13-like isoform X2: MLGMTLSASLPALKPPICNQTSQLGGHCTSPSTLQMSVLYLSLGLLTIGGGAIRPCSLPFGVDQFDKTDEESRKSLNSYYNWYYGTSTVALVFSTTILIYIQNISWAIGFGIPTFFMFLAIIIFYAGTRLYVHVPPEGSIFSGILQVLVASFKKRRLKLPCPHDINQQELMLYNSPTRGNLIFRLPLTSQFRFLNKGAIMRGGDINDDGSARIPWKLCSIQQIEEVKCLIRIVPIFFSGIICFLAMAQQFTFIILQTFTMDCHLGPHFEIPSGSVISISLIALIVFIPIYDRIIVPIARQYTGLEGGITLLQRQGVGLVVSTISMVVAGLVECKRRNSALSNGGISPLTVLWLAPQLVLMGIAEAFNAVGQIEFYNTQFPEHMQALAGALLFSTLAGANYLSIGLVNITRKVTTRHGHTSWLTDNINSGKLDYYYYFIAILGVLNLFYFLICSHYYQYKAMSLHAEESIQIHAKEEAAAEINIETDAPSK; the protein is encoded by the exons ATGCTGGGAATGACTTTGTCTGCGTCACTTCCAGCTCTCAAACCGCCAATCTGCAACCAAACATCCCAATTAGGTGGACATTGCACTAGTCCATCAACGCTCCAGATGAGTGTGCTATACCTTTCCCTAGGGCTCCTAACTATCGGTGGTGGAGCGATCCGGCCCTGCAGCTTGCCGTTTGGAGTAGACCAATTTGATAAGACCGATGAAGAAAGTCGAAAGAGCCTAAACAGCTATTATAACTGGTACTATGGCACAAGTACTGTTGCCCTGGTGTTTTCTACGACTATTCTCATCTACATCCAGAACATCAGCTGGGCAATAGGATTTGGCATACCCACATTCTTCATGTTTCTGGCAATTATCATCTTCTATGCCGGTACCAGACTCTATGTCCATGTACCACCAGAGGGCAGCATCTTCTCtggaattttgcaagttttagtGGCATCATTTAAAaagagaagactcaagcttCCATGTCCACATGATATAAATCAACAAGAGTTGATGCTCTACAACTCTCCCACAAGGGGCAACCTTATTTTCAGACTGCCACTTACTTCGCAATTCAG GTTtctgaacaaaggtgcaattaTGAGGGGCGGTGATATAAATGATGATGGTTCTGCAAGAATCCCATGGAAACTTTGCAGTATCCAGCAAATAGAGGAAGTCAAATGTTTGATAAGAATTgtgcctatttttttttctggcatCATATGCTTCCTTGCAATGGCTCAGCAATTCACTTTTATAATATTGCAAACGTTTACTATGGACTGTCACCTTGGGCCACACTTCGAAATTCCATCAGGCTCTGTTATATCCATATCACTCATCGCCCTAATTGTGTTCATCCCCATTTATGACCGAATTATAGTACCTATTGCTAGACAATACACAGGGCTGGAAGGTGGAATTACACTTCTACAGAGACAGGGTGTAGGATTAGTGGTTTCTACCATTTCTATGGTGGTAGCAGGACTTGTTGAATGTAAAAGAAGGAACTCAGCTTTATCTAATGGAGGGATATCACCTCTGACAGTCTTGTGGCTTGCACCTCAACTGGTTTTAATGGGTATTGCTGAGGCCTTCAATGCGGTTGGACAAATAGAATTCTACAATACGCAGTTTCCAGAGCATATGCAAGCCCTAGCCGGAGCCCTATTATTCTCTACTTTAGCTGGAGCAAACTACTTGAGTATTGGGCTGGTAAACATCACAAGAAAGGTTACCACCAGACATGGTCACACAAGCTGGTTAACAGACAATATTAACAGTGGGAAACTTGACTACTACTACTATTTTATTGCCATCCTGGGAGTACTGAACCTTTTCTACTTCCTTATATGCTCCCACTACTATCAGTATAAGGCCATGTCGCTCCATGCTGAAGAGTCCATCCAAATTCATGCCAAGGAAGAGGCAGCTGCAGAGATCAACATTGAGACAGATGCACCTAGCAAATAA